One genomic region from Dehalobacter restrictus DSM 9455 encodes:
- a CDS encoding anthranilate synthase component I: MNTSIKSYHTSGGLLIHSVTEEVDKSYREKIITELNDVRGAYFCSSFEYPGRYTRWDIGFINPPIEIQTFGRNIEITALDQKGLILLEFIYDVLKRETYLETLIRGQYKITGRVAPCQEIFPEEQRSRQKSVFSVVRSLLEAFYSDLDAFLGLYGSFGYDLIFQFESIHLKRPRDEVQADMILFIPDEIFVIDHQKDDCFRIRYDFEFGGLSSLGQAKTMLSAAGRIKNDGRTIPAQEISNDTEGRYAEKVRIAKAYFKRGDFFEVVPSHTFYRSCEIRPSEIFENLTKINPSPYGFLIHLGNEHLIGSSPEMFVRVEGRRIETCPISGTIPRGRDALEDAERIRELLNSHKDESELTMCTDVDRNDKSRICIPGTVKVLGRRQIEMYSHLIHTVDHVEGILADGYDALDAFMTHMWAVTVTGAPKKAAVQWIEDHEESNRMWYGGAVGILGFDGRMNTGLTLRTIRLKDGIAGVRVGATLLYDSIPEEEEKETIVKAEALLKVLGDAKAGMTENRNDLLTACSPRQENAADPFQVLLVDHEDSFVHTLASYFRKAGCQVVTMRHHLAREALKKERYDLVVLSPGPGKPSDFKLRETIGLCLDKGIPLFGVCLGLQGIVEYFNGKLGVLDIPVHGKQSALKISPESVIFKKLANLRVGRYHSLFAEKVPPELEITAWTEDGVVMAVESKDKNILAVQFHPESIMSMDEDQGFRIITNILSIRGGAYGA, translated from the coding sequence ATGAATACTTCAATCAAATCGTATCATACCAGCGGCGGGCTTTTGATTCATTCCGTAACGGAAGAAGTTGATAAGTCCTATCGTGAGAAAATCATTACGGAGCTGAATGATGTTCGGGGCGCTTACTTTTGCAGCAGCTTTGAATATCCGGGCAGGTATACCCGCTGGGACATCGGATTTATCAATCCTCCGATCGAGATCCAGACATTTGGCCGAAATATTGAAATAACGGCGTTGGATCAAAAAGGGCTGATCCTGCTGGAATTTATCTATGACGTTCTGAAGCGGGAAACATATTTGGAAACATTGATCCGCGGGCAGTACAAAATAACGGGCAGGGTTGCTCCATGTCAGGAAATTTTTCCGGAAGAGCAAAGAAGCAGGCAAAAATCCGTTTTTTCTGTGGTCCGCAGCCTGCTGGAAGCGTTTTACTCTGATCTGGACGCTTTTCTCGGTCTATATGGAAGCTTCGGCTATGATCTGATCTTTCAGTTTGAAAGCATCCATCTGAAAAGGCCGCGGGATGAAGTGCAGGCCGATATGATCTTGTTTATCCCCGATGAAATCTTTGTCATTGACCATCAGAAGGATGACTGCTTCCGTATTCGGTATGATTTTGAATTCGGCGGTCTTTCCAGTCTGGGTCAGGCCAAAACGATGCTGTCAGCTGCCGGGAGAATAAAAAATGACGGCCGGACTATTCCGGCGCAGGAAATATCAAACGATACCGAAGGACGATATGCGGAAAAAGTCCGGATTGCTAAAGCGTACTTTAAACGCGGTGACTTTTTCGAGGTCGTTCCGTCTCATACCTTTTACCGGAGCTGTGAGATCAGGCCTTCGGAAATATTTGAAAACTTGACAAAGATTAATCCGAGTCCTTATGGGTTCCTGATTCATCTTGGCAATGAGCACCTGATTGGTTCCTCGCCGGAAATGTTTGTCAGGGTCGAAGGCAGAAGAATCGAGACTTGTCCGATATCCGGTACAATTCCAAGAGGCCGGGACGCGCTTGAAGATGCCGAGAGAATCCGTGAGCTGCTGAACTCCCATAAGGATGAGTCCGAACTTACGATGTGCACGGACGTCGACCGCAATGACAAATCCAGGATCTGTATACCGGGTACGGTTAAGGTACTGGGACGGCGCCAGATCGAAATGTATTCTCACCTTATTCATACCGTGGACCATGTTGAGGGGATTCTGGCCGATGGGTATGACGCCTTGGATGCTTTTATGACCCATATGTGGGCGGTAACAGTGACCGGGGCTCCCAAAAAAGCCGCCGTCCAATGGATTGAAGACCATGAGGAGTCCAACCGGATGTGGTACGGCGGGGCAGTCGGAATCCTTGGTTTTGACGGCCGGATGAATACAGGACTCACACTCAGAACCATCCGCTTAAAAGACGGGATCGCTGGGGTCAGAGTCGGAGCAACGCTGCTGTATGATTCCATTCCCGAAGAGGAAGAAAAAGAAACGATTGTCAAGGCTGAAGCCCTTCTCAAAGTATTGGGTGATGCGAAAGCCGGTATGACTGAAAATAGAAACGATCTGCTCACAGCTTGTTCACCACGGCAAGAGAATGCCGCTGATCCTTTTCAAGTGCTGCTGGTTGATCATGAAGACTCCTTCGTGCATACACTGGCCAGTTATTTCCGTAAAGCCGGCTGTCAGGTGGTCACGATGCGGCACCATCTGGCCAGAGAAGCCTTAAAGAAAGAACGGTATGATTTGGTCGTGCTGTCCCCGGGCCCGGGCAAACCGTCTGATTTTAAACTCCGGGAAACAATCGGGCTCTGTCTGGACAAAGGAATTCCTCTCTTTGGGGTCTGTCTGGGGCTGCAGGGGATTGTCGAATATTTTAACGGAAAGCTCGGCGTATTGGATATACCGGTGCATGGCAAACAATCGGCGTTAAAAATATCCCCAGAATCAGTAATCTTTAAAAAATTGGCCAATCTAAGAGTAGGCAGATACCATTCGCTGTTTGCTGAAAAAGTACCGCCGGAACTTGAGATTACGGCCTGGACTGAAGATGGTGTGGTTATGGCAGTAGAAAGCAAAGATAAAAACATTCTAGCAGTCCAGTTCCACCCTGAATCCATCATGTCGATGGATGAGGATCAAGGATTCCGGATCATCACCAATATTTTGTCTATACGAGGAGGTGCCTACGGTGCGTAA
- a CDS encoding aldolase catalytic domain-containing protein — protein sequence MRNLTILDCTLRDGGLTNNFRFPEKYIKDHIQKISEAKVDYLELGYKADPAYYERTAYGKLKFCDDSEIRDIIKGIPGLPKLAFMVDVGRFDRRLVENASVSPFTMGRVACYLNQIEEAVEDVRFLQNKGYETTLNIMAISRERIPEIICGLRKIKAQIPAAAVYVVDSYGALYPDDVKKLVSLYKEELNGMKVGIHVHNNMQLAFSNTITAVESGADFLDASVNGMGRGAGNCPLECLLPYVGKDNYDLKPVLALINDYYTHDANERSWGYCPKQLLTGIFNQHPVYSIQGAGEDLIRIYDHFQSEVQV from the coding sequence GTGCGTAATCTGACCATTCTGGATTGTACGCTCAGAGACGGAGGACTGACCAACAACTTCCGGTTCCCGGAAAAATATATCAAAGACCATATTCAAAAGATCTCCGAAGCGAAGGTCGATTATCTTGAACTTGGGTATAAAGCAGATCCCGCGTATTATGAACGGACAGCCTACGGCAAACTTAAATTCTGTGATGACAGCGAGATACGTGACATCATCAAAGGAATTCCGGGGCTTCCCAAACTGGCTTTTATGGTGGATGTCGGCAGATTTGACCGGCGATTGGTTGAAAATGCCTCAGTTTCACCGTTCACCATGGGCCGGGTTGCCTGCTATTTAAACCAGATTGAAGAGGCCGTCGAAGATGTCCGCTTTCTGCAAAATAAAGGCTATGAAACAACGCTGAATATCATGGCAATTTCCAGAGAAAGAATCCCGGAAATTATTTGCGGTTTAAGAAAAATCAAAGCGCAAATCCCTGCAGCAGCAGTCTATGTGGTAGACAGTTACGGGGCGCTTTATCCGGATGATGTCAAAAAGCTGGTATCGCTGTACAAGGAAGAATTAAACGGTATGAAGGTGGGAATTCACGTGCATAACAATATGCAGCTGGCCTTCTCCAACACCATTACGGCGGTTGAAAGCGGTGCTGACTTCCTTGATGCGAGTGTCAACGGGATGGGAAGGGGCGCCGGCAACTGTCCGCTGGAATGTCTTTTACCCTATGTCGGTAAGGACAATTATGATTTAAAGCCTGTACTGGCGCTGATTAATGATTACTACACCCATGATGCTAACGAACGTTCCTGGGGTTACTGTCCGAAGCAGCTCTTGACGGGGATTTTTAATCAGCATCCTGTCTATAGTATCCAGGGGGCTGGCGAAGATCTGATCCGAATCTATGATCATTTTCAAAGTGAGGTGCAGGTATGA
- the trpD gene encoding anthranilate phosphoribosyltransferase translates to MMGMEIALKKLSNREDLSAQLAYDSMTEIMSGEASEISMAAFLTALRLKGETIEEIYGTSKVMREKALKVACASENLVDTCGTGGDGAHTFNISTTAMFVAASNGVKIAKHGNRSITSKSGAADVLEALGIEIALTPEAIGKCIDQVGLGFMFAPHFHASMKYAMPVRKALGFKTIFNILGPLANPAAAPRQLIGVYDKSLVPVAAEVLNRHQAVHALIVHGSDGLDEITLTGSTYAAELKDGKVTEFVIHPEDYGFSYCTLQDLVGGTPQENAQITLDILAGGQGPKADTVILNAGAAIYVGGKAGSLQEGIEMARATVREKKALPVLNEFIAVTRQH, encoded by the coding sequence ATGATGGGAATGGAGATAGCTTTAAAAAAACTTTCCAATAGAGAGGATCTCAGTGCTCAGCTGGCCTATGATTCCATGACGGAGATTATGAGCGGTGAAGCCAGTGAAATCTCCATGGCAGCCTTTTTAACGGCACTCCGCCTGAAAGGAGAGACCATTGAAGAGATTTACGGGACAAGTAAGGTGATGCGGGAAAAAGCCCTCAAAGTTGCGTGCGCATCAGAAAATCTGGTGGACACCTGCGGAACAGGCGGGGATGGCGCTCATACGTTCAATATTTCCACAACGGCAATGTTCGTTGCTGCCAGTAATGGCGTAAAAATTGCCAAGCATGGCAACCGGAGCATTACCAGCAAGAGCGGGGCTGCCGATGTCCTCGAAGCTTTAGGGATCGAGATTGCGCTGACACCGGAAGCAATAGGGAAGTGTATCGACCAGGTGGGCCTTGGTTTTATGTTCGCTCCGCATTTCCATGCTTCGATGAAATATGCGATGCCGGTGCGTAAAGCACTTGGCTTCAAAACCATCTTTAATATCCTCGGCCCATTGGCCAATCCGGCCGCAGCCCCAAGACAGCTGATCGGCGTTTACGACAAAAGCCTTGTGCCCGTGGCTGCGGAAGTATTGAACAGACATCAGGCTGTACACGCGCTCATTGTCCACGGCAGTGACGGTCTCGACGAAATCACCCTGACAGGGTCGACTTATGCGGCAGAACTCAAGGATGGAAAGGTAACCGAGTTTGTCATTCATCCGGAAGATTATGGTTTTTCCTATTGTACGCTTCAGGATCTCGTAGGCGGAACGCCACAGGAAAACGCGCAGATCACCCTGGATATTCTTGCAGGAGGTCAGGGCCCCAAAGCAGACACCGTCATCCTAAATGCCGGAGCGGCAATTTATGTCGGAGGTAAAGCCGGAAGCTTGCAGGAGGGGATCGAGATGGCCAGGGCCACAGTCCGGGAAAAGAAAGCGCTGCCGGTCCTTAACGAGTTTATCGCTGTGACTAGACAGCATTAG
- the trpA gene encoding tryptophan synthase subunit alpha: protein MRIEKQIEAMRKEKKILLMTHQIIGYPDFAANEKVIECFYNNGVDLIELQIPFSDPIADGPVFTKSNQAVLEKGIKVSDCLKFIERMASKYPIPFLVMTYYNILYQYGVEAFIDRCKEIGVQGTIVPDAPLDEARTYYDYSCQQGLAAVSIATPYSDPKRLQEIADIGSGFIYYVPRKGVTGSKTTFGFEILDGIQKAKKETGKTIAVGFGIQGPEDVARLIGTADIAIIGSKIQQVLETEGLSGLDQFLGDIARVNKEE, encoded by the coding sequence ATGCGGATTGAAAAACAAATCGAAGCTATGAGAAAAGAGAAGAAAATACTGCTGATGACCCACCAAATTATTGGCTATCCTGATTTTGCCGCCAATGAAAAAGTGATTGAATGCTTTTATAACAACGGGGTCGATCTGATTGAACTGCAAATACCTTTTTCTGATCCGATTGCCGACGGACCGGTATTCACCAAGTCCAACCAGGCCGTATTAGAGAAGGGGATCAAAGTCAGCGACTGCCTGAAGTTTATTGAGAGAATGGCCAGCAAATACCCGATCCCGTTTTTGGTCATGACCTACTACAATATTCTGTACCAATACGGCGTCGAAGCATTTATTGACCGGTGCAAAGAGATTGGCGTCCAGGGAACCATCGTGCCGGATGCTCCGCTCGATGAGGCCAGAACCTACTACGATTATTCCTGCCAACAGGGATTGGCTGCAGTAAGTATAGCGACACCTTATTCCGATCCGAAGCGGCTGCAGGAAATTGCAGATATCGGGAGCGGATTCATCTATTACGTTCCCCGCAAAGGGGTAACCGGCAGCAAAACAACTTTTGGCTTCGAAATTCTGGACGGGATTCAAAAAGCAAAGAAAGAGACCGGCAAAACAATCGCCGTAGGTTTTGGGATTCAAGGCCCGGAAGATGTCGCCCGTTTAATTGGAACAGCCGATATAGCAATCATCGGCAGTAAGATCCAGCAGGTGCTGGAGACTGAAGGGCTGTCCGGTCTGGATCAGTTTTTAGGCGATATTGCGCGTGTTAATAAGGAGGAATGA
- the trpC gene encoding indole-3-glycerol phosphate synthase TrpC → MILDKIVEAKLKRLSDQKKKISGEELIEKLTKKLKINDDRDNLKQDVNVERPAGVFASALTAGRRNKDKAGISIIAEVKKASPSKGILAPDFDYLQIASMYEQLGAAAISVLTEQDYFLGSPDYLREIRESVKIPLLRKDFMIDPYQIYEAKILGADAILLIVKILDDKQLKEFLGIAEQIGLDCLVEVHDEAEAERAMAAGAGIIGINNRNLETFEVDLNHSRRIGAMIPDHLIKVSESGIHTGEDILTVQAWGFDAVLVGEAFMKAGSLEQKFAEFLQVPSRP, encoded by the coding sequence ATGATCCTCGATAAAATTGTAGAGGCCAAATTAAAGCGGCTTTCCGATCAGAAGAAAAAAATTTCCGGTGAAGAGCTCATAGAAAAGCTAACAAAAAAACTAAAAATCAATGATGATCGTGATAATCTTAAGCAAGATGTTAACGTGGAGCGGCCTGCAGGCGTGTTTGCCTCAGCCCTGACTGCGGGACGCCGGAACAAAGACAAAGCAGGGATTTCCATAATTGCGGAAGTCAAGAAGGCTTCTCCATCCAAAGGAATTCTAGCTCCGGACTTCGATTATCTGCAAATAGCCAGCATGTATGAGCAGCTGGGGGCTGCGGCAATCTCCGTCTTAACAGAGCAGGATTACTTTCTCGGGAGTCCGGATTATCTGAGGGAGATTAGAGAATCCGTCAAGATTCCGCTGCTGCGAAAGGATTTTATGATTGACCCCTACCAGATTTACGAAGCAAAGATTTTGGGGGCGGATGCTATTCTGCTCATCGTAAAAATATTGGATGATAAGCAGTTGAAAGAATTCCTGGGGATAGCTGAACAGATCGGTCTGGATTGTCTTGTGGAAGTGCATGACGAAGCAGAAGCTGAAAGGGCCATGGCAGCAGGAGCTGGCATCATCGGAATCAATAACCGGAACCTTGAAACGTTTGAGGTGGATTTGAACCACAGCCGCAGAATCGGCGCTATGATCCCGGATCATCTGATCAAGGTCTCAGAAAGCGGGATTCATACGGGCGAGGATATCCTGACGGTGCAAGCGTGGGGATTTGATGCTGTTTTGGTCGGAGAGGCTTTCATGAAGGCAGGCAGTCTTGAACAAAAATTTGCAGAGTTCCTTCAGGTACCATCCAGACCCTAA
- the trpB gene encoding tryptophan synthase subunit beta, protein MKNKMINYLGQNGYFGAYGGRFVPEILIPAVDELNQAFQEILRDEDFYKQYYNLLMDFSGRPTPLTYAEGLSAYFGKAKIYIKREDLNHSGAHKINNVLGQGLLMKKLGKTRVIAETGAGQHGVATAIMAAKMGFQATIYMGAEDAERQYANVFWMKQLGAEVIPVTTGTATLKDAINEALRDWAGNFDNTHYALGTACGPRPFPEMVTFFQSVISKEMKKQINEICGKNPDRIYACLGGGSNAMGAFVEFLQEPGVELVAVEAGGKGEASGKHASRIAYAKAKTGVSQGYKTLFLQDDDGQMLDTWSISAGLDYVGVSPILAHLAETKRVRVLAATDAEVIEAFKLIISKEGLIPALESTHAFAGLFREIADTKPEDVIVVNMSGRGDKDIFNIGEALQDQGWKTFVTERGKAYAD, encoded by the coding sequence ATGAAGAACAAAATGATTAATTATCTAGGACAAAATGGTTATTTTGGCGCCTATGGCGGGAGATTTGTCCCGGAAATCCTGATACCGGCTGTCGACGAACTGAATCAGGCTTTTCAGGAAATATTACGGGACGAGGACTTTTATAAGCAATACTATAATCTCCTGATGGATTTTTCAGGCAGGCCGACGCCGCTGACGTATGCTGAAGGGCTTAGTGCGTATTTTGGCAAAGCCAAAATCTATATAAAACGGGAAGATTTGAATCATTCCGGCGCCCATAAAATCAATAACGTGCTCGGACAGGGCTTGCTCATGAAAAAGTTGGGCAAGACCAGAGTCATTGCCGAGACCGGCGCAGGCCAGCACGGTGTGGCAACGGCGATCATGGCAGCAAAAATGGGATTTCAGGCGACGATCTATATGGGAGCTGAAGACGCTGAACGGCAATATGCCAATGTCTTCTGGATGAAACAGCTCGGAGCTGAAGTTATTCCTGTGACAACCGGGACGGCAACGCTTAAGGATGCCATTAACGAAGCACTTCGCGACTGGGCAGGGAATTTTGACAACACGCATTATGCGCTTGGCACGGCGTGTGGACCAAGGCCATTCCCGGAGATGGTCACTTTCTTTCAGTCCGTAATCAGTAAAGAGATGAAAAAACAAATTAATGAGATTTGCGGCAAGAATCCGGACCGGATCTATGCCTGTCTGGGCGGCGGTTCCAATGCGATGGGCGCTTTTGTGGAATTTCTGCAGGAGCCCGGTGTAGAACTTGTTGCCGTCGAGGCAGGCGGCAAGGGCGAAGCTTCCGGAAAGCATGCTTCGCGGATCGCTTATGCCAAAGCCAAAACCGGCGTCTCTCAGGGCTACAAGACATTGTTTCTCCAGGATGATGACGGACAGATGCTGGATACCTGGAGCATTTCCGCCGGACTTGATTATGTCGGCGTATCACCAATCCTGGCTCATCTGGCGGAAACCAAGAGGGTCCGGGTTTTAGCCGCCACAGATGCCGAAGTCATTGAGGCCTTTAAACTGATCATCAGCAAGGAAGGGCTGATACCGGCACTTGAATCCACACATGCTTTCGCCGGACTTTTCAGGGAAATTGCTGACACCAAACCGGAAGATGTCATCGTTGTCAATATGTCCGGGCGGGGCGACAAAGATATCTTCAATATTGGGGAAGCATTGCAGGATCAGGGCTGGAAAACATTTGTCACGGAAAGAGGTAAGGCATATGCGGATTGA
- a CDS encoding YidC/Oxa1 family membrane protein insertase gives MNMISTVLSQLLAFLVSTTGDWFIAVALITLGIKLLLFPLSIKQQKVQLLTANLTKARTILSGKFHNQIKKVNSESMKIASKYKINPLFTFATLIIQAPVFFSLYVAITHLSIPVGSILIPWVSDLHMADHLHILPVIAGLLQTLSVFTAENKNLLMFIFPVAIGVVFLWKAPVALSAYWIANSVLRFVEVQIFHLGPIQRKYLNIPSPEEMVQRL, from the coding sequence ATGAATATGATTAGCACAGTCCTTTCCCAGTTATTAGCATTCCTTGTCAGTACTACGGGCGATTGGTTCATTGCGGTTGCTCTGATTACATTAGGGATAAAACTCTTGTTATTTCCTTTGTCAATAAAACAGCAAAAAGTACAATTATTAACCGCAAATCTGACCAAAGCCAGAACAATTTTATCTGGAAAATTTCACAATCAAATTAAAAAAGTTAATTCTGAATCAATGAAAATTGCATCTAAATATAAAATCAATCCACTGTTTACGTTTGCAACACTTATTATCCAGGCCCCGGTTTTTTTCTCCTTGTACGTTGCTATTACGCATCTGAGTATACCAGTTGGCAGTATTCTTATTCCGTGGGTATCTGATCTCCATATGGCAGATCATCTTCATATTTTGCCGGTTATTGCCGGTCTGCTTCAGACGCTGAGTGTATTTACAGCAGAAAACAAAAATTTACTGATGTTCATATTCCCGGTTGCTATTGGCGTCGTTTTTCTGTGGAAAGCACCTGTTGCCCTGAGCGCTTACTGGATTGCCAACTCGGTCCTTCGGTTTGTAGAAGTCCAGATCTTTCATCTAGGCCCTATCCAGCGAAAATATTTGAATATCCCTTCTCCGGAAGAGATGGTACAAAGACTTTAA
- the asnB gene encoding asparagine synthase (glutamine-hydrolyzing) — translation MCGITGWLDWTQDMSESGPVIDRMVDTLTPRGPDTRGKWLYPEIALGHSRLAVVDIEGGKQPMTRWRGGWAYTITYNGELYNTEEIRQALSAKGYSFQGHSDTEVLLLSYLEWGVDCVQKLNGIFAFGIWDCREKSLFLARDRMGVKPLFYYHKYPSFIFASELKALLAHPDIPAVIDREGLAELFMIAPARTPGFGVIKNICELKPGYAMLVKYEGIRQWPYWRLENKPHTDDIRTTVDHVRELVIDAISRQLVSDVPLGTLLSGGLDSSIITAIAAKKYQAEGKILPTFSIDYIANDKYFQANDYQPDPDAPWVRKMANCFNTNHHNLFLDTAELVEALTDAAAARDLPGMADVDSSLLLFSRRIKESVTVGLSGECADEVFGGYPWFHRDDLKNADTFPWSTDLQTRLQILSPEILQIIAPLDYVRERYREAVSEVPVSGTGDAKVDKDKRISYLTLTRFMPTLLDRKDRMTMASGLEVRVPFCDHRIVEYVWNIPWEMKYWQNREKGLLRTALEGILPEDVLWRRKSPYPKTHHPQFLEMVTGRLRTVLEDSASPLYDLVNKKQLLDLMANPSSDANRPWFGQLMDTPRLFAFLLQLDFWFKKYKISII, via the coding sequence TTGTGCGGAATTACAGGCTGGCTGGATTGGACGCAGGATATGTCCGAATCCGGCCCTGTCATTGACAGAATGGTCGACACCCTTACTCCCCGCGGTCCTGATACTCGGGGAAAATGGCTTTATCCCGAAATTGCTTTGGGCCACAGCAGGCTGGCAGTTGTAGATATTGAAGGAGGAAAACAACCCATGACCCGCTGGCGCGGCGGCTGGGCCTATACGATTACTTATAACGGAGAATTGTATAACACCGAAGAAATCCGCCAGGCTCTCTCAGCGAAAGGGTATTCCTTCCAAGGGCATTCTGATACGGAAGTCCTGCTTCTGTCTTATCTGGAATGGGGCGTGGATTGCGTTCAGAAACTCAATGGCATTTTCGCGTTTGGGATCTGGGACTGCCGGGAAAAATCTCTCTTTCTGGCCCGGGACAGAATGGGCGTTAAACCGCTGTTTTATTATCATAAATACCCGTCGTTCATTTTTGCTTCAGAACTTAAAGCGCTACTTGCCCATCCGGATATCCCTGCGGTCATTGACCGTGAAGGCCTCGCCGAACTTTTTATGATTGCCCCGGCCAGGACTCCGGGTTTTGGTGTTATTAAAAACATTTGTGAACTGAAACCCGGATACGCGATGCTGGTTAAGTATGAGGGAATAAGACAGTGGCCGTACTGGCGGCTTGAAAACAAACCGCATACAGATGATATCCGAACAACGGTCGATCATGTTCGCGAACTGGTCATCGATGCCATTTCGCGTCAGCTTGTCTCCGATGTTCCCCTAGGGACTTTATTGTCCGGAGGTCTGGATTCCAGTATCATAACGGCTATCGCTGCCAAGAAGTATCAGGCTGAAGGGAAAATCCTCCCCACGTTCTCTATTGACTACATCGCTAACGACAAATATTTTCAAGCAAATGACTATCAGCCGGATCCGGATGCTCCATGGGTGCGTAAAATGGCCAATTGCTTCAACACCAACCACCATAATCTGTTTCTGGATACTGCAGAACTGGTCGAAGCTTTGACAGACGCTGCCGCAGCCAGAGACCTGCCGGGTATGGCCGATGTTGATTCTTCCCTGCTGCTGTTCAGCCGGAGAATCAAAGAGTCGGTAACGGTCGGACTTTCCGGGGAATGCGCAGATGAAGTTTTTGGCGGATATCCGTGGTTTCACCGGGATGATCTTAAAAATGCAGATACCTTTCCGTGGTCAACGGACCTTCAAACTCGCCTCCAGATCCTATCACCGGAAATTCTCCAGATCATCGCACCTTTAGATTATGTAAGAGAGCGCTACCGGGAAGCCGTTTCAGAAGTTCCCGTTTCGGGGACCGGGGACGCCAAAGTAGACAAAGATAAACGAATCAGTTACCTGACTTTGACCAGATTCATGCCCACCCTGCTTGACCGCAAAGACAGAATGACGATGGCTTCCGGTCTGGAAGTCCGCGTGCCTTTCTGTGACCACCGGATTGTTGAATATGTCTGGAATATTCCGTGGGAAATGAAGTACTGGCAAAATCGCGAAAAAGGGCTTTTGCGAACCGCCCTGGAAGGCATACTTCCTGAAGATGTTCTATGGCGGCGCAAAAGCCCTTACCCCAAAACCCACCATCCGCAATTCCTGGAGATGGTCACCGGCAGACTTCGTACTGTTCTGGAAGACTCTGCCTCACCGCTGTATGATTTAGTGAATAAAAAACAACTTCTGGACTTAATGGCCAATCCGTCGTCCGATGCCAATCGACCGTGGTTCGGTCAGCTGATGGACACACCCAGACTTTTTGCCTTTCTGCTGCAGCTGGATTTCTGGTTCAAAAAATATAAGATCAGTATCATCTGA
- a CDS encoding phosphoribosylanthranilate isomerase: protein MARMEENVKGIYAGQTPKVKICGIRTLEDVRIINELKPDFAGFVLAPSKRQVSLSELKILIASLDKKIIPVGVFVNQDPDLLLRVVEAGLQILQIHGDEPLEYMRQLKNKILEKYQDHRQVMIWKVVRVGPAANPIVFDASAFQGLVDGFVYDKYDPETYGGTGESFDWKLLQRNQSSQIEKNKVGDIPMILAGGLNEENVASAITLLHPYCLDVSSSVETEGRKDPDKMKRFINRVRA from the coding sequence ATGGCAAGGATGGAAGAGAACGTAAAAGGCATCTATGCTGGGCAGACGCCAAAAGTTAAGATTTGTGGAATTCGTACCCTGGAGGATGTCAGGATCATCAATGAGCTGAAACCGGATTTTGCCGGCTTTGTGCTAGCTCCGAGCAAAAGACAGGTCTCGCTCAGCGAACTGAAAATATTGATTGCTTCCTTGGACAAAAAGATCATCCCAGTTGGGGTTTTCGTCAATCAGGACCCGGATCTCTTACTGCGCGTCGTGGAAGCAGGTCTGCAAATACTTCAGATTCACGGTGATGAGCCTTTGGAATATATGCGTCAATTAAAGAATAAAATCCTGGAAAAATACCAGGATCATCGTCAAGTAATGATCTGGAAAGTTGTCAGGGTAGGTCCGGCAGCGAATCCGATAGTGTTCGATGCCAGTGCATTTCAGGGCCTGGTTGACGGTTTTGTTTATGATAAATATGATCCTGAGACTTATGGCGGTACCGGAGAAAGTTTTGACTGGAAGCTTCTGCAAAGAAATCAGAGCAGCCAAATTGAAAAAAACAAAGTCGGGGATATTCCAATGATTTTGGCCGGAGGTTTGAATGAAGAGAATGTTGCGTCCGCAATAACCTTATTACATCCCTATTGCCTGGACGTCAGCAGCAGTGTAGAGACGGAAGGACGAAAAGACCCGGATAAAATGAAAAGGTTTATTAACCGTGTCCGTGCTTAA